The Chroicocephalus ridibundus chromosome 20, bChrRid1.1, whole genome shotgun sequence genome has a window encoding:
- the PFKFB2 gene encoding 6-phosphofructo-2-kinase/fructose-2,6-bisphosphatase 2 isoform X8 has translation MDDFLKRIECYKVTYQPLDPDAYDKDLSFIKVINVGQRFLVNRVQDYIQSKIVYYLMNIHVQPRTIYLCRHGESEYNLVGKIGGDSGLSPRGKQFSQALKKFIEEQEIVDLKVWTSQLKRTIQTAESLGVTYEQWKILNEIDAGVCEEMTYAEIEAKYPDEFALRDQEKYLYRYPGGESYQDLVQRLEPVIMELERQGNVLVISHQAVMRCLVAYFLDKSADELPYLRCPLHTILKLTPVAYGCKVETITLNVEAVNTHRDKPSLNASSLPASQTPVRMRRNSFTPRASADTVKRPRHYSVGSKPLDLLGPLPSLEARDGAERPQLQVGVQVVPSLRSPSPPSPMAPPEIQTLPQVLITISVHA, from the exons ATGGATGATTTCCTGAAGAGGATTGAGTGCTACAAGGTCACTTACCAGCCCCTTGATCCCGATGCTTATGACAA AGATCTTTCCTTCATTAAAGTGATCAATGTGGGACAGCGGTTCCTAGTAAACAGAGTCCAGGATTACATCCAGAGTAAAATCGTCTATTACCTAATGAACATTCATGTCCAGCCGCGTACCATCTACCTTTGCCGACATGGTGAGAGTGAATATAATCTTGTTGGCAAGATTGGTGGGGATTCTGGTCTGTCGCCGCGCGGGAAGCAG TTCTCTCAGGCGCTGAAGAAGTTCATCGAGGAGCAGGAAATTGTTGATCTGAAGGTGTGGACCAGCCAGCTGAAAAGGACGATCCAGACGGCCGAGTCCCTGGGGGTCACGTACGAGCAGTGGAAGATTCTCAACGAGATCGATGCT GGGGTTTGTGAAGAAATGACCTACGCGGAAATCGAAGCCAAGTATCCAGATGAGTTTGCCTTGAGGGATCAGGAGAAATATCTGTATCGCTACCCTGGAGGAGAG tcctaCCAGGACTTGGTCCAGCGCCTGGAGCCGGTAATTATGGAGCTAGAACGGCAAGGCAACGTCCTCGTTATCTCCCACCAGGCGGTTATGAGGTGCCTGGTGGCTTATTTTCTTGACAAGAGCGCAG ACGAGCTGCCCtacctgcgctgccccctccacacCATCCTCAAGCTGACGCCCGTTGCCTACG GCTGTAAGGTGGAGACGATCACCCTGAACGTGGAAGCAGTGAACACCCACCGCGACAAACCCTCGCTGAACGCA AGCAGCCTTCCCGCCAGCCAAACCCCTGTAAGGATGAGAAGAAACAGCTTTACGCCGCGGGCCAGCGCGGACACGGTAAAGCGCCCACGACATTACAGCGTTGGGAGCAAACCTCTCGACCTGCTGGggcctctcccctccctggaagCTCGAGATGGGGCCGAGCGGCCGCAGCTGCAAGTCGGTGTCCAGGTGGTACCTTCCCTacgctccccctccccgccctcgccCATGGCCCCCCCTGAAATACAGACCCTTCCCCAGGTCTTAATCACTATCTCTGTTCACGCATGA
- the PFKFB2 gene encoding 6-phosphofructo-2-kinase/fructose-2,6-bisphosphatase 2 isoform X6, producing the protein MPPDLCRACGALRKTQGWVLHGQYPFLSRRRCALVALEDVKAYLLEECGQIAVFDATNTTRERRDLILNFAKENAFKVFFVESVCDDPEVIAANILEVKVSSPDYPERDRENVMDDFLKRIECYKVTYQPLDPDAYDKDLSFIKVINVGQRFLVNRVQDYIQSKIVYYLMNIHVQPRTIYLCRHGESEYNLVGKIGGDSGLSPRGKQFSQALKKFIEEQEIVDLKVWTSQLKRTIQTAESLGVTYEQWKILNEIDAGVCEEMTYAEIEAKYPDEFALRDQEKYLYRYPGGESYQDLVQRLEPVIMELERQGNVLVISHQAVMRCLVAYFLDKSADELPYLRCPLHTILKLTPVAYGCKVETITLNVEAVNTHRDKPSLNASSLPASQTPVRMRRNSFTPRASADTVKRPRHYSVGSKPLDLLGPLPSLEARDGAERPQLQVGVQVVPSLRSPSPPSPMAPPEIQTLPQVLITISVHA; encoded by the exons ATGCCTCCTGATCTCTGCAGAGCCTGCGGGGCTCTTAGAAAGACGCAGGGGTGGGTGCTCCATGGGCAG TACCCGTTTCTCTCCCGCAGACGATGTGCCTTAGTGGCTCTAGAAGATGTGAAGGCTTACCTCTTGGAGGAGTGCGGGCAAATAGCT GTGTTTGATGCAACCAACACAACTCGAGAAAGACGGGAcctgattttaaattttgctaAAGAAAACGCTTTCAAG GTGTTTTTTGTGGAGTCTGTCTGTGACGATCCAGAAGTCATCGCTGCCAACATCCTG GAGGTGAAAGTTTCCAGCCCCGACTACCCGGAGAGGGACAGGGAGAACGTGATGGATGATTTCCTGAAGAGGATTGAGTGCTACAAGGTCACTTACCAGCCCCTTGATCCCGATGCTTATGACAA AGATCTTTCCTTCATTAAAGTGATCAATGTGGGACAGCGGTTCCTAGTAAACAGAGTCCAGGATTACATCCAGAGTAAAATCGTCTATTACCTAATGAACATTCATGTCCAGCCGCGTACCATCTACCTTTGCCGACATGGTGAGAGTGAATATAATCTTGTTGGCAAGATTGGTGGGGATTCTGGTCTGTCGCCGCGCGGGAAGCAG TTCTCTCAGGCGCTGAAGAAGTTCATCGAGGAGCAGGAAATTGTTGATCTGAAGGTGTGGACCAGCCAGCTGAAAAGGACGATCCAGACGGCCGAGTCCCTGGGGGTCACGTACGAGCAGTGGAAGATTCTCAACGAGATCGATGCT GGGGTTTGTGAAGAAATGACCTACGCGGAAATCGAAGCCAAGTATCCAGATGAGTTTGCCTTGAGGGATCAGGAGAAATATCTGTATCGCTACCCTGGAGGAGAG tcctaCCAGGACTTGGTCCAGCGCCTGGAGCCGGTAATTATGGAGCTAGAACGGCAAGGCAACGTCCTCGTTATCTCCCACCAGGCGGTTATGAGGTGCCTGGTGGCTTATTTTCTTGACAAGAGCGCAG ACGAGCTGCCCtacctgcgctgccccctccacacCATCCTCAAGCTGACGCCCGTTGCCTACG GCTGTAAGGTGGAGACGATCACCCTGAACGTGGAAGCAGTGAACACCCACCGCGACAAACCCTCGCTGAACGCA AGCAGCCTTCCCGCCAGCCAAACCCCTGTAAGGATGAGAAGAAACAGCTTTACGCCGCGGGCCAGCGCGGACACGGTAAAGCGCCCACGACATTACAGCGTTGGGAGCAAACCTCTCGACCTGCTGGggcctctcccctccctggaagCTCGAGATGGGGCCGAGCGGCCGCAGCTGCAAGTCGGTGTCCAGGTGGTACCTTCCCTacgctccccctccccgccctcgccCATGGCCCCCCCTGAAATACAGACCCTTCCCCAGGTCTTAATCACTATCTCTGTTCACGCATGA
- the PFKFB2 gene encoding 6-phosphofructo-2-kinase/fructose-2,6-bisphosphatase 2 isoform X7, protein MSAAPRHGGPRRGRSGALRGGEKKCSWASYMTNSPTLIVMIGLPARGKTYVSKKLTRYLNWIGVPTKVFNLGVYRREAVKSYKSYDFFRHDNKEAMEIRKRCALVALEDVKAYLLEECGQIAVFDATNTTRERRDLILNFAKENAFKVFFVESVCDDPEVIAANILEVKVSSPDYPERDRENVMDDFLKRIECYKVTYQPLDPDAYDKDLSFIKVINVGQRFLVNRVQDYIQSKIVYYLMNIHVQPRTIYLCRHGESEYNLVGKIGGDSGLSPRGKQFSQALKKFIEEQEIVDLKVWTSQLKRTIQTAESLGVTYEQWKILNEIDAGVCEEMTYAEIEAKYPDEFALRDQEKYLYRYPGGESYQDLVQRLEPVIMELERQGNVLVISHQAVMRCLVAYFLDKSADELPYLRCPLHTILKLTPVAYGCKVETITLNVEAVNTHRDKPSLNARMAGLTV, encoded by the exons ATGTCGGCGGCGCCCCGGCACGGCGGCCCCCggcggggcaggagcggggccctGCGCGGCGGCGAGAAGAAGTGCT CATGGGCGTCCTACATGACCAACTCCCCGACACTGATCGTGATGATCGGCCTGCCCGCCCGCGGCAAGACCTACGTCTCCAAGAAGCTCACCCGCTACCTCAACTGGATTGGGGTGCCCACCAAAG TGTTTAATTTAGGAGTGTATCGCCGGGAAGCGGTGAAGTCTTACAAGTCCTATGACTTCTTCAGGCACGATAACAAAGAAGCCATGGAAATCCGCAA ACGATGTGCCTTAGTGGCTCTAGAAGATGTGAAGGCTTACCTCTTGGAGGAGTGCGGGCAAATAGCT GTGTTTGATGCAACCAACACAACTCGAGAAAGACGGGAcctgattttaaattttgctaAAGAAAACGCTTTCAAG GTGTTTTTTGTGGAGTCTGTCTGTGACGATCCAGAAGTCATCGCTGCCAACATCCTG GAGGTGAAAGTTTCCAGCCCCGACTACCCGGAGAGGGACAGGGAGAACGTGATGGATGATTTCCTGAAGAGGATTGAGTGCTACAAGGTCACTTACCAGCCCCTTGATCCCGATGCTTATGACAA AGATCTTTCCTTCATTAAAGTGATCAATGTGGGACAGCGGTTCCTAGTAAACAGAGTCCAGGATTACATCCAGAGTAAAATCGTCTATTACCTAATGAACATTCATGTCCAGCCGCGTACCATCTACCTTTGCCGACATGGTGAGAGTGAATATAATCTTGTTGGCAAGATTGGTGGGGATTCTGGTCTGTCGCCGCGCGGGAAGCAG TTCTCTCAGGCGCTGAAGAAGTTCATCGAGGAGCAGGAAATTGTTGATCTGAAGGTGTGGACCAGCCAGCTGAAAAGGACGATCCAGACGGCCGAGTCCCTGGGGGTCACGTACGAGCAGTGGAAGATTCTCAACGAGATCGATGCT GGGGTTTGTGAAGAAATGACCTACGCGGAAATCGAAGCCAAGTATCCAGATGAGTTTGCCTTGAGGGATCAGGAGAAATATCTGTATCGCTACCCTGGAGGAGAG tcctaCCAGGACTTGGTCCAGCGCCTGGAGCCGGTAATTATGGAGCTAGAACGGCAAGGCAACGTCCTCGTTATCTCCCACCAGGCGGTTATGAGGTGCCTGGTGGCTTATTTTCTTGACAAGAGCGCAG ACGAGCTGCCCtacctgcgctgccccctccacacCATCCTCAAGCTGACGCCCGTTGCCTACG GCTGTAAGGTGGAGACGATCACCCTGAACGTGGAAGCAGTGAACACCCACCGCGACAAACCCTCGCTGAACGCA AGGATGGCCGGTTTAACGGTGTAG